In one window of Scyliorhinus canicula chromosome 17, sScyCan1.1, whole genome shotgun sequence DNA:
- the LOC119951699 gene encoding splicing factor 3B subunit 5-like — protein sequence MMDRYNIHSQLEHLQSKYIGTGHADTTKWEWLVNQHRDSYASYMGHFDLLNYFAVAENETKARVRFNLMEKMLQPCGPSPDKPEEA from the coding sequence ATGATGGACCGCTACAACATCCATAGCCAGCTGGAGCACCTCCAGTCCAAGTACATCGGCACCGGGCACGCCGACACCACCAAGTGGGAGTGGCTGGTCAACCAGCACCGCGACTCGTACGCCTCCTACATGGGCCACTTCGACCTGCTCAACTACTTCGCTGTGGCCGAGAATGAGACCAAGGCCCGGGTCCGCTTCAACCTCATGGAGAAAATGCTGCAGCCCTGCGGACCCTCGCCAGACAAGCCCGAGGAGGcctga